A window from Thermoanaerobaculales bacterium encodes these proteins:
- the fusA gene encoding elongation factor G, with protein MIADIERIRNIGISAHIDSGKTTLTERILFYAQRIHAIHDVRGKDGVGATMDHMELERERGITITSAATHVEWGNHHINIIDTPGHVDFTIEVERSLRVLDGAVLVLCAVAGVQSQSITVDRQMKRYKVPRIAFVNKCDRSGANPDRVAAALHDKLGHNPVLLQLPIGLEAKFEGVVDLIDMKALYFRGENGEVVEEAEIPADMLALAHARRAELIDAASLFSDELLEAALEDRATPELIREAVRKGTLSLELTPVLVGSAYKNKGVQPLLDAVNHFLPSPAEVPIEAVDLDSGDAVVQLAADPARQTVAYAFKLDEGRYGQLTFLRVYQGTLAKGDTVIQTRTGKKTKIGRLVRVHADKMEDIARAGAGDIVGLFGIDCHSGDTFVGDGPRLAMTSMYVPEPVISLSVKPVDSKAQDHMSKALHRFTKEDPTFRVTLDPESGETIISGMGELHLDVYVERMKREYSAEVETGAPQVAYREAISRRADFEYVHKKQTGGSGQYAKVAGYIEPLEEGDYEFVNEIYGGSIPTEYIPACDKGFRSAIEKGRLIGFPIVRVRAVLTDGNSHAVDSSDMAFQIAARTAFREAYRKAGPRILEPVMKVSVEGPSEFQGAVYRTLMQRRGNVLGSTEDGGFARVDAEVPLAEMFGYSTDLRSATQGKAEFTMEFARYAQAPREVSDELLKTYKSKLVEEDES; from the coding sequence ATGATCGCAGACATCGAGCGGATCCGGAACATCGGGATCTCCGCCCACATCGACTCGGGCAAGACCACGCTCACCGAGCGCATCTTGTTCTATGCCCAGCGGATCCACGCGATCCACGACGTCCGGGGCAAGGACGGCGTGGGCGCGACCATGGACCACATGGAACTCGAGCGCGAGCGCGGGATCACGATCACGTCGGCCGCCACCCATGTCGAGTGGGGCAACCACCACATCAACATCATCGACACCCCCGGCCACGTCGACTTCACGATCGAGGTCGAGCGCTCGCTGCGGGTGCTCGACGGCGCCGTGCTGGTGCTGTGCGCGGTGGCCGGGGTCCAGTCGCAGTCGATCACCGTCGACCGCCAGATGAAGCGCTACAAGGTGCCCCGCATCGCCTTCGTCAACAAGTGCGACCGCTCCGGCGCCAACCCGGACCGGGTGGCGGCGGCGCTGCACGACAAGCTGGGCCACAACCCGGTCCTGCTCCAGCTGCCGATCGGGCTGGAGGCCAAGTTCGAGGGGGTCGTCGACCTGATCGACATGAAGGCGCTCTACTTCCGCGGCGAGAACGGCGAGGTCGTCGAGGAGGCCGAGATCCCGGCCGACATGCTCGCCCTCGCCCACGCGCGGCGCGCCGAGCTGATCGACGCTGCCAGCCTCTTCTCCGACGAGCTGCTCGAGGCGGCGCTCGAAGACCGCGCCACGCCGGAGCTGATCCGGGAGGCGGTGCGCAAGGGCACCCTGTCGCTCGAGCTGACCCCGGTGCTGGTCGGGTCGGCCTACAAGAACAAGGGCGTGCAGCCGCTGCTCGACGCCGTCAACCACTTCCTCCCCTCCCCCGCCGAGGTGCCGATCGAGGCGGTCGACCTCGACTCCGGCGACGCGGTGGTCCAGCTTGCCGCAGACCCCGCCCGGCAGACCGTCGCCTACGCCTTCAAGCTCGACGAGGGCCGCTACGGCCAGCTCACCTTCCTGCGGGTCTACCAGGGGACGCTCGCCAAGGGCGACACCGTGATCCAGACCCGCACCGGCAAGAAGACCAAGATCGGCCGCCTGGTCCGGGTCCACGCCGACAAGATGGAGGACATCGCCCGGGCGGGTGCCGGCGACATCGTCGGCCTGTTCGGCATCGACTGCCACTCCGGCGACACATTCGTCGGCGATGGGCCGCGCCTCGCCATGACCTCGATGTACGTGCCCGAGCCGGTGATTTCGCTGTCGGTCAAGCCGGTCGACTCGAAGGCCCAGGACCACATGTCCAAGGCCCTCCACCGCTTCACCAAAGAGGACCCGACCTTCCGGGTCACCCTCGATCCGGAGAGCGGCGAGACCATCATCTCCGGCATGGGCGAGCTCCACCTCGATGTCTACGTCGAGCGGATGAAGCGCGAGTACTCGGCCGAGGTCGAGACCGGCGCCCCCCAGGTGGCCTACCGCGAGGCGATCTCCCGCCGCGCCGACTTCGAGTACGTGCACAAGAAGCAGACCGGCGGCTCCGGCCAGTACGCCAAGGTCGCCGGCTACATCGAGCCCCTCGAGGAGGGCGACTACGAGTTCGTCAACGAGATCTACGGCGGCTCGATCCCGACCGAGTACATCCCGGCCTGCGACAAGGGCTTCCGCTCGGCGATCGAAAAGGGCCGCCTGATCGGCTTCCCCATCGTCCGGGTGCGTGCGGTGCTCACCGACGGCAACTCACACGCCGTCGACTCCTCGGACATGGCCTTCCAGATCGCCGCCCGGACCGCCTTCCGCGAGGCCTACCGCAAGGCCGGGCCGCGGATCCTCGAGCCGGTGATGAAGGTCTCCGTGGAGGGCCCGTCCGAGTTCCAGGGCGCGGTGTACCGCACGCTGATGCAGCGCCGCGGCAACGTGCTCGGCTCGACCGAGGACGGCGGCTTCGCCCGGGTCGACGCCGAGGTCCCGCTGGCCGAGATGTTCGGCTACTCGACCGACCTGCGCTCCGCGACCCAGGGCAAGGCCGAGTTCACGATGGAGTTCGCGCGCTACGCGCAGGCGCCGCGCGAGGTGTCCGACGAGCTGCTCAAGACGTACAAGAGCAAGCTGGTCGAGGAGGACGAATCATGA
- a CDS encoding cryptochrome/photolyase family protein, with the protein MAGSHFSTALADRQTDPAGRRWLFVPCDQLSDRIGPLAVEDPGELGIILVENPWQADRRPNHRQRLALVLANLRHFALEQAGRGVAVRHVVAAGPYRTALEPLARELGPVRVMRPAERELRVDLAPLVAAGALVEIPHEGWLTTRQDLDASRRGGGPPWRMDSFYRQVRRRTGILMDSGKPLGGRLSHDADNRRPWPGDPPAPEPPRFQPDEVTVEVGELVERSFTRHPGSLDLGSLPATRRDAERLWSWARRECLHDFGPFEDAMSAASSGLFHTRISALLNLHRLLPAEVVRDVVGSDLPLASKEGFIRQVLGWREFVHHVHEATDGFRSVPGTVLCTADRPGDGGWSRWSGASWDRQNAVDGSDGGAVPDHLEASRPLPVAYWGRPSGLACLDRVVAAVWREGWSHHITRLMVLANIATLLGVSPRELADWFWVAYTDAYDWVVEPNVLGMGTFATGPLMTTKPYLCGAAYIDRMSDYCAGCAFDPKRDCPVSNLYWAFLDRQRGRLESNPRMRVVMNALVARSAARLDADREVHRWVAETLGRGEVLRPEDRPGRRPG; encoded by the coding sequence ATGGCGGGAAGCCACTTCTCGACTGCGCTCGCCGACCGTCAGACCGACCCCGCCGGTCGCCGCTGGCTGTTCGTGCCGTGCGACCAGCTGTCGGACCGCATCGGCCCGCTGGCGGTCGAGGATCCCGGCGAGCTCGGCATCATCCTCGTCGAGAACCCGTGGCAGGCGGACCGGCGGCCCAACCACCGCCAGAGGCTGGCCCTGGTGCTCGCCAACCTGCGCCACTTCGCGCTCGAGCAGGCCGGCCGCGGCGTCGCGGTCCGTCACGTGGTTGCCGCCGGGCCCTACCGCACGGCCCTCGAGCCGCTGGCGCGCGAGCTCGGGCCAGTCCGGGTCATGCGCCCGGCCGAGCGCGAGCTCCGGGTGGACCTCGCCCCCCTCGTGGCCGCCGGCGCGCTGGTGGAGATCCCGCACGAGGGCTGGCTGACGACCCGCCAGGATCTCGACGCGAGCCGCCGCGGCGGAGGACCGCCGTGGCGAATGGACTCCTTCTACCGCCAGGTGCGGCGGCGCACAGGGATCCTGATGGACAGCGGCAAGCCGCTCGGAGGGAGGCTCAGCCACGACGCCGACAACCGCCGGCCGTGGCCAGGAGATCCACCCGCGCCCGAGCCGCCGCGTTTCCAGCCCGACGAGGTGACCGTCGAGGTTGGCGAGCTCGTCGAGCGTTCCTTCACGCGCCACCCGGGCTCCCTCGACCTCGGATCGCTGCCCGCCACGCGGCGGGACGCCGAGCGGCTGTGGTCGTGGGCCCGCCGGGAGTGCCTGCACGACTTCGGCCCCTTCGAGGACGCCATGTCGGCGGCCTCGAGCGGCCTCTTTCACACCCGGATCTCGGCCCTCCTCAACCTCCACCGCCTGCTTCCGGCCGAGGTGGTGCGGGACGTGGTGGGCTCGGACCTCCCGCTCGCGAGCAAGGAGGGCTTCATCCGGCAGGTGCTCGGTTGGCGCGAGTTCGTCCACCACGTTCACGAGGCGACCGATGGCTTCCGCAGCGTGCCGGGCACGGTGCTCTGCACCGCCGACCGTCCCGGCGACGGCGGCTGGTCGCGCTGGTCCGGGGCGAGCTGGGATCGGCAAAACGCGGTTGACGGCAGCGACGGCGGCGCCGTGCCGGACCACCTCGAGGCCTCACGGCCGCTCCCGGTCGCTTACTGGGGCCGTCCGAGCGGCCTGGCCTGCCTCGACCGGGTGGTGGCGGCTGTGTGGCGGGAGGGGTGGAGCCACCACATCACTCGCCTGATGGTGCTCGCCAACATCGCCACCCTCCTTGGCGTCTCGCCGCGCGAGCTCGCCGACTGGTTCTGGGTCGCCTACACCGACGCCTACGACTGGGTGGTCGAGCCGAACGTGCTCGGCATGGGTACCTTCGCCACCGGGCCGCTGATGACCACCAAGCCCTACCTCTGCGGCGCCGCCTACATCGACCGGATGAGCGACTACTGCGCCGGCTGCGCCTTCGACCCGAAGCGGGACTGCCCGGTCTCGAATCTGTACTGGGCCTTCCTCGACCGCCAGCGCGGCAGGCTCGAGTCCAATCCGCGGATGCGGGTCGTCATGAACGCGCTCGTCGCGCGATCGGCGGCCCGGCTCGACGCCGACCGGGAGGTCCACCGCTGGGTGGCGGAGACCCTCGGCCGGGGGGAGGTGCTGCGGCCGGAGGACCGGCCCGGAAGGCGGCCCGGATGA
- a CDS encoding TIGR02450 family Trp-rich protein, which translates to MRGRNPVNRNKLPGSKWTAVRAENREKHFVVRDWVRDAEGRPTDEVEIEAILTRAVRTLRWRELEDWDHWRIGWLS; encoded by the coding sequence ATGAGGGGCCGCAACCCCGTCAACCGGAACAAGCTGCCGGGATCCAAGTGGACGGCGGTGCGCGCTGAAAACCGCGAGAAGCACTTCGTCGTGCGCGACTGGGTGCGGGACGCCGAAGGCCGGCCGACCGATGAGGTCGAGATCGAGGCGATCCTCACCCGCGCGGTCCGCACCCTGCGCTGGCGCGAGCTCGAGGACTGGGATCACTGGCGGATCGGCTGGTTGAGCTGA